One genomic region from Xylocopa sonorina isolate GNS202 chromosome 8, iyXylSono1_principal, whole genome shotgun sequence encodes:
- the Spf30 gene encoding splicing factor 30 yields MDDLQNYKLQLQQVEAALTTDPTNEELLKLKIDLEEVIELTHDLIKSQQQEKRQANGMDAKDPILLAVLANKWKVGDQCMAPWSEDGKYYEATIDAISEDGVVNVTFNEYKNTDVTMLSQLKSVAKRPASDWADQKSKKMQAAAVAGSDPNKQREYLKKKKQRKLQRFKELEEEREMEKNKWLAFTNKSSKKGVIKKSIFATPENVNGRVGIGTCGVSGREMTKFSNGEKWRRGA; encoded by the exons ATGGATGATTTACAAAATTACAAACTGCAGCTTCAACAG GTGGAAGCAGCTCTCACCACGGATCCGACAAACGAAGAGCTACTGAAACTGAAAATCGATCTCGAGGAAGTAATAGAGCTGACACATGATTTAATTAAATCACAACAACAGGAAAAAAGGCAAGCCAATGGCATGGATGCTAAAGATCCTATTTTACTTGCAGTTCTGGCCAATAAATGGAAGGTTGGTGATCAATGCATGGCACCCTGGAGCGAGGATGGCAA ATACTATGAAGCAACCATAGATGCAATAAGTGAAGATGGTGTTGTTAATGTAACTTTTAATGAGTACAAAAACACGGATGTCACAATGCTTAGTCAGCTAAAGTCGGTAGCTAAAAGGCCAGCATCAGATTGGGCAGATCAGAAGTCAAA AAAAATGCAAGCTGCCGCAGTTGCAGGCTCAGATCCTAATAAACAAAGGGAATACCTTAAGAAAAAGAAACAGAGGAAGCTCCAACGATTTAAAGAACTCGAAGAGGAACGTGAGATGGAAAAGAACAAATGGCTAGCATTTACAAACAAG TCTTCGAAGAAAGGAGTGATAAAAAAGAGTATATTCGCAACACCAGAGAATGTGAATGGCCGAGTTGGAATTGGCACGTGTGGCGTAAGCGGTCGAGAAATGACTAAATTCAGTAATGGGGAAAAATGGAGGAGGGGAGCATGA